AGATGCAGGACAAATGAATCTACCAAAACAAGACTATTTTATGACTGAATATAGCGAGCAGTCACAGAAAATTAAAGAAGGTGATCAGATAGAGATTAAAGGTGTTTACTATGAAGTACAAGATTTAGGTAACACACTTGATCTCTATTTTGATATGGCCATAAAGAGAAGAGGTTCTAATGAGTCTTAATATGAATTTAAATGAATTGGATAATAACCTTGATAGTATTGAAGCACGAACTAGAGTAGCTCTTCAGCTTTATGGAGAAACTGCAGCTATGAAACTAGAAGCTGAAGCAAAAGAAAATAGACCCTGGACGGATAGAACTATGGATGCAAAACGAAGTATTAGAGGTATCAGTTATAGACGTGGTGATAAACAAATTATTGCGGTAACCGGCAATGTAGAGTATTTTAAGTATTTAGAATTTGCAAATGGTAAAGCATACGCAATATTGTATCCTACGCTTAGAAGGTTAACGGAAGAGATATTAAGTGGACTTAGGGGGATGTTAAATGGCTAATGATATGTGGAAGAGAATATTTAGACATTTAGTGTCTGAAGGGTTCGATGTATATCCACCAGGAAAACATGAAGGAGAATGTAGCTCATATTATCTAGTACTTAATGATGGTGGTAGCGGTAAAGTAATTGGTGGAGGTTACAAACTTTTCAATATTAGTTTATATGTACCACTAAATGAGTACAGTGAAATAGAAGGTTATACGAGTCATATTAAAAAAAGCATGAAAAAACTTTTATTTCTCAGACACTCTGGAAACGATACTCCAATTATTATTAATGAAAAATTTAAAGCACACGAACAAACACTAGAATATATTGTTATGAAAAGGATGTGAAAATATGACATTGAAAAAAGAGATGGCTTTAGTAAATATAGCTGTAGTACAAATAGTAACAGAGGAAGATACACCGAAGACTCATACATTTGACACTTCAAAAGAAGCTAGTCTAGATCCAAAAGTATCTCAAGGGCAGGAAAAACCTCTTAGGATAAAAAATAGAATTGTTGCAACAGATAAAACTGAAGATTTAGTAATAGGTTATGATGTGACTCTTAAAAACAGCACGTTATCACCAGAGCTACTTGAATTAACTGACGGTGGAAAACTGATATATGATAAAGTCGATACTACTAAGGTTATCGGATATGAAGGCCCTCAAATGGGAAAAGTAGTTAACAGAACAAAGTTTACATTGATAGTATTTACAGAAGAAAAAGATGCTGATGGTGATATTTTGAAATATGCAAAGTTTACTTACAAGCATTGTAAAGGAAAGCCAGTTAAGTATTCTTTTAAAGATGGTGATTTCTACGTACCAGAGTTTAAGGCAGAAAGCAGAGCTAAAATTGGAGAAAAGCCAGTAAAGATTGAATTTGTAGATACTTTACCAGAACTAGGATAGGAGGAAATTGTTTATGAGCAACAAAATAACAAGTATGAGTAAATTAAAAGGTTTTGCTCAGGGGCAAGTAATAACTCTTCCAGGATGGACTGAAGAACCTTTTGTTTGTAGAGTAAAAAGAATTTCAATGCTTGGATTAGCATCTAAAGGTCTTATTCCTAATACATTACTTTCTTCTGCTCAAAAAATATTTACATCAAAGGTAGATGATAATACTGATTTAAATCAGATTTTTAAAGTAATGATGATTATAGCAAAAGAATCACTAGTAGAACCTAGCATAAAAGAGCTAGAAGAGGTAAACCTAGAGCTAACTGATGAGCAGCTTACAGATCTTTTGAATTATAGTCAAGGTGGTGTTAACGCACTGTCTTCATTTCGTAAGAAGCAAGCAGATAATGAGGATTCTGAGCATAGCTAAAAAGTACAATCAAAGGCCAAGTGAGATTATGGATATAACCGACTCTTACGTGGCCTTTTGTTTTGATGAAGCATGTGAATATATTATTGAGTGTTTGAGAGAAGAACTTACTCCTACATGGTTAGAAGATGAAGAACATCAAAGAACTACAGAATCAAAGTCAAATAATAATACACAAGTTATAGAAATACTATTAAAGAGCTAATCGGCTCTTTTTTTATTGGAGGTGAGATTATGCCAATAGATGCTGGTACTGTTGCTGCATCATTAGAACTAAATACCAGGGGATTCTTAAATCCTCTTAGAACAGCACGAAATGAACTGTCTCTATTTGGCAATGATGCCTCAGCTTTTGGACAAAGATTGCAAGGTGTTGGTTCGAAAATGACTTCAGCAGGTAAGGCCTTTACAACTGGATTTACATTACCAATAGTTGGGGCAGGTGCAGGACTTGTAAAACTTGCAGGAGATTTTGAAGAAAGTGGTAACAAGGTTGCTACTATTGCTGATCAGAGCGTAATGTCTATTGAAGCTATTCAAGAAGGGGTCTTAAAACTTTCAGATGATGTTGGAGTAGCAGCTACTGAT
The sequence above is drawn from the Tissierellales bacterium genome and encodes:
- a CDS encoding HK97 gp10 family phage protein → MSLNMNLNELDNNLDSIEARTRVALQLYGETAAMKLEAEAKENRPWTDRTMDAKRSIRGISYRRGDKQIIAVTGNVEYFKYLEFANGKAYAILYPTLRRLTEEILSGLRGMLNG